The Pecten maximus chromosome 11, xPecMax1.1, whole genome shotgun sequence genome has a segment encoding these proteins:
- the LOC117338625 gene encoding uncharacterized protein K02A2.6-like, protein MPGDENQHDDPAAGAAATAQVPQVVSNNIPFPPKLDMRSNLSQSWKRFKRVWNNYEIATGLDVRDNKYRAATLLTCVGPEALEVFEGFEFENEDDGKDVEKIIEKFEKFCIGSTNETYERYCFNKREQEAGESIDAYVSALRTLAKTCNYTTLEDALIRDRIVIGIRDNHTRKKLLQDSKLTLNSCIDICRAAEKTSKQMKAISQEEVQMVQHKEKKESARRSQHRPEPKECRYCGTNHVFRKESCPAWGKKCSKCHKSNHFESKCRNERPKRKASNKKRSVNLMVDYDTDSSDDLLFSVETGSTDTQKGEKKIYALGKMNGKNVKFQLDSGATVNVLPASLYKHLCGDRKLKKLINKSKPLRMFNHSVTKPVGKRRLRVVNPKNNKEYEYEFDIVDADIHPILGSLAIQEMNFITVNDDVIERGPGLVNQISENEPDPITKENIFEKFPEVFSGVGKLPGKLHLEIDDKVQPTKIPTRKISLALKPKVKSELNKLEKQKILSKVHDPTDWISAMVVVSKPSGKIRLCIDSQPLNAALKRNHYPTPTIEDMLHDLQGARLFTVLDAKNGFWHVELDHETSLLTTFATPWGRYRCNRMPFGISPAPEEFQRRLDQALEGLDGVKAIHDDIIVYGCGGSDEQALRDHDIKLVNLLQRCKEKGICINKEKIKLRLSEVTYMGHIISKHGLRADPAKVKSIVEMPTPTDKKGVQRLLGMVNYVQKFAPNLSELTAPLRQLTHEENEFVWDETVHGKALNDIKSVLTDAPVLQYFDQNKPTILQCDASQHGLGACLLQDGHPVAYASRALTPTEQNYAQIEKELLAVVFGKERFENYTYGREILVESDHKPLEIITKKSLPSAPKRLQRMLLRLQRFEYCVLYKPGSEMYLADTLSRAYLPLKHNSDRSPNEQLFEQVNMVQNLPISPQRLKRLQDGTEEEEAMNMLTATIRKGWPDRKNVLPPQVQVYFPFREELTIQNGLIFKSDRVVIPQSERFPLIETAHQSHIGLQGCLCRLRECLYWPNMNKDVTEYIARCEVCNTFNNNQCKETLQSHEIPSRPWERVACDIFEFNQKSYLSTVDYYSDYFEIDGLHNKTAKKIIQKLKLNFARHGIPDVLVSDNGPPFSSTEFKDFVQKYEMQHITSSPYHAQANGKVENSIKTAKGLMRKAFEDSNDPYLALLEWRNTPTEGIGLSPNQRLFGRRTKSLLPMSNSLLTPSLTSPKRTISKALKERKEKQRKYYDRNARDLKPLDEQDSVRIKPSGREKNWKLGKVVKILPHRSYEVETSYGTNIRRNRKFLKKHKNNFNHSVNQSLQLIEMYYKHRKYKYRK, encoded by the coding sequence ATGCCTGGCGATGAAAATCAACATGATGATCCAGCGGCCGGTGCTGCTGCTACCGCTCAGGTTCCCCAGGTCGTCTCAAATAATATTCCATTCCCACCTAAACTGGACATGAGATCTAATCTTTCACAATCGTGGAAACGATTTAAGAGAGTCTGGAATAATTATGAAATAGCAACAGGCCTCGATGTTAGAGACAATAAGTACAGAGCTGCCACATTACTAACGTGTGTGGGGCCCGAGGCCCTGGAGGTTTTTGAGGGTTTCGAATTCGAAAACGAGGACGATGGAAaagatgttgaaaaaataatagaaaagtttgaaaagtTCTGTATAGGGTCCACAAATGAAACGTATGAACGTTATTGTTTTAATAAGCGTGAACAGGAAGCAGGGGAAAGTATTGATGCTTATGTGTCAGCATTGAGAACTCTTGCTAAAACATGTAATTACACGACCCTTGAGGATGCACTGATACGAGACCGTATTGTGATTGGAATACGCGATAATCACACGCGTAAAAAGCTCCTACAGGACTCAAAACTAACCTTGAACTCGTGTATCGATATTTGTCGAGCAGCCGAGAAAACATCCAAACAAATGAAAGCTATTTCGCAAGAAGAAGTACAAATGGTTCAACAtaaagagaaaaaagaaagtgCTCGAAGATCACAACATAGACCAGAACCGAAAGAATGTAGATACTGTGGAACAAATCATGTATTCCGTAAAGAGTCATGTCCCGCATGGGGTAAAAAATGCTCCAAATGCCACAAAAGTAATCACTTTGAGTCTAAATGTCGGAATGAAAGGCCCAAGCGTAAAGCGTCCAACAAAAAGCGGTCTGTGAACTTGATGGTCGATTATGACACTGACAGCAGTGATGATTTGTTGTTCAGTGTTGAGACTGGTAGTACCGATACTCAAaaaggagagaaaaaaatctacgCGCTAGGcaaaatgaatggaaaaaatgtCAAGTTCCAATTAGACTCAGGAGCTACAGTGAACGTGCTACCAGCAtctttatacaaacatttatgtGGTGATCGAAAACTTAAAAAACTTATCAACAAGTCAAAGCCACTTAGAATGTTCAATCACAGTGTAACAAAACCAGTGGGAAAACGTCGACTGAGAGTAGTCAatccaaaaaacaacaaagaatatgAGTACGAGTTTGACATAGTTGACGCAGATATTCACCCGATATTAGGATCGTTAGCAATACAGGAAATGAACTTCATAACAGTGAATGATGATGTAATCGAGCGCGGTCCAGGACTTGTAAATCAAATCAGTGAAAATGAACCTGATCCAATCACTAAAGAGAACATTTTCGAGAAATTCCCTGAAGTTTTCAGTGGGGTAGGCAAGCTACCAGGTAAGCTACACCTCGAGATTGATGACAAGGTTCAACCTACGAAAATACCTACTCGTAAAATATCCTTAGCACTGAAACCCAAGGTCAAGTCTGAACTCAACAAGCTCGAGAAACAAAAAATCCTGTCAAAAGTTCACGATCCAACAGATTGGATATCTGCAATGGTTGTAGTTTCTAAACCGTCTGGCAAGATTCGTCTTTGCATAGACTCCCAGCCATTGAATGCAGCACTTAAGCGAAACCATTATCCGACCCCCACCATCGAAGACATGTTACACGACTTACAAGGAGCACGACTGTTCACCGTATTGGACGCAAAAAATGGTTTCTGGCACGTGGAATTAGACCACGAAACTAGCCTACTCACAACATTTGCTACGCCATGGGGAAGGTACAGATGCAATCGGATGCCCTTTGGCATTAGTCCAGCCCCCGAGGAGTTTCAGAGAAGACTCGACCAAGCGCTTGAAGGATTGGATGGCGTGAAAGCGATACATGATGACATCATTGTCTACGGTTGTGGAGGCAGCGACGAGCAAGCACTACGTGATCATGATATTAAGCTAGTAAACCTTCTACAGCGATGCAAGGAAAAAGGTATCTGTATCAACAAGGAGAAAATAAAGCTTCGATTGAGTGAAGTGACGTACATGGGACACATAATTTCGAAACATGGTTTGCGTGCAGACCCCGCGAAGGTGAAGTCGATAGTTGAAATGCCGACACCTACTGACAAAAAGGGTGTACAGAGGCTCTTGGGCATGGTTAATTATGTCCAGAAATTTGCGCCAAATCTCTCCGAGTTAACGGCTCCATTAAGACAACTGACACACGAGGAAAATGAGTTTGTCTGGGATGAGACTGTTCACGGTAAAGCACTAAATGACATAAAATCTGTACTAACGGATGCACCAGTTCTCCAATACTTTgaccaaaataaaccaaccatACTCCAGTGTGATGCTTCGCAGCATGGTTTGGGTGCCTGCCTTCTCCAAGATGGCCACCCTGTTGCGTATGCGTCAAGAGCTTTGACGCCCACAGAACAAAACTATGCTCAAATTGAGAAGGAGTTACTGGCGGTGGTATTCGGTAAGGAACGATTCGAGAACTATACATATGGCCGAGAAATACTCGTTGAATCAGATCATAAACCTCTTGAGATCATCACAAAGAAAAGCCTCCCCAGCGCGCCAAAACGTCTACAAAGGATGTTACTGCGCCTGCAGAGATTCGAATACTGTGTCTTATACAAACCTGGATCGGAAATGTATCTCGCTGATACATTGAGTAGAGCTTATCTACCGTTGAAACATAATAGTGACCGATCACCGAATGAGCAACTATTTGAACAGGTCAACATGGTACAAAACCTACCAATATCTCCCCAACGCTTGAAAAGACTACAGGACGGAACTGAGGAGGAGGAAGCAATGAACATGCTAACTGCAACCATCAGAAAAGGATGGCCGGATAGAAAGAATGTATTACCTCCGCAAGTACAAGTGTACTTTCCGTTCCGTGAAGAGCTCACAATACAAAACGGGCTAATATTCAAGTCGGATCGTGTTGTCATACCGCAAAGCGAAAGGTTTCCTCTTATCGAAACTGCTCATCAATCGCACATTGGCTTGCAAGGATGTCTCTGCAGACTGCGTGAATGTCTCTATTGGCCAAATATGAACAAAGATGTTACTGAATACATTGCGCGATGTGAAGTGTGCAATACATTCAACAATAATCAATGTAAGGAAACACTACAGAGTCATGAGATCCCATCGCGTCCCTGGGAACGTGTCGCATGTGACATATTTGAATTCAACCAGAAGTCGTATCTATCAACCGTTGACTATTACTCTGACTACTTCGAAATTGATGGATTACACAACAAAACAGCAAAGAAGATAATTCAGAAACTGAAACTGAACTTTGCACGACACGGCATACCAGATGTGCTAGTTTCGGATAATGGTCCACCATTCTCTAGCACAGAATTTAAAGATTTCGTTCAAAAGTACGAAATGCAACACATTACGAGTTCGCCCTACCATGCGCAGGCGAATGGAAAAGTGGAAAACTCAATCAAGACTGCAAAAGGTCTTATGAGAAAAGCATTTGAGGACTCGAACGACCCGTATTTGGCACTTCTAGAGTGGCGAAATACACCGACTGAAGGAATCGGACTATCTCCGAATCAGCGACTCTTCGGACGACGTACAAAGTCGCTCCTACCGATGTCGAACTCTCTCTTGACACCGTCCCTAACTTCACCTAAAAGGACCATCTCAAAGGCTTTGAAGGAACGAAAGGAGAAACAAAGGAAATATTACGACCGAAACGCGAGAGACTTAAAACCACTTGATGAGCAAGATTCTGTTAGAATTAAACCAAGTGGACGTGAAAAGAACTGGAAACTCggtaaagttgttaaaat